The genomic segment AGCATTCGCcgaagaagaaaaagcaataaaaaaacgtGGCTTGTCTCTGGGTGGATGGGGATATGGTGATGGACTTGATGGTGGATGGGGGGGATATGGCAAGGGCGTCGCTATCGCCGTCCAGGAGAAGGCTGTCCCCGTCGCAGTTCCGCACCCAGTTCCCGTTGTAGTTGACCGTCCTTATCCTGTTAAGGtaagaattaattactttaactTTTTGCAACAATAAGcataattgtgtatattatatagtatattgcttaattttaaacattaaattaaaaatttaaagaaatcaaacgagcgtaatttatttaaaaaaatgtacaattatgTCTAAATCTTTGTTATTTCTTTCAGGTTCCAGTTGCCGTCCCAGCGCCCTACCCAGTTGTTAAAACGCAAACAATCACAGTTCCCGTAGAGAAGCCAGTTGCGGTCCCCGTTCCGGTGCCACAGCCCTACCCAGTTGTTCAAACGAAAACTGTCGCCGTTCCCGTAGAGAAGCCATACCCAGTTACGGTTCCTGTCAAGGTGCCAGTACCATATCCCGCCCCATACCCCGTTAAGGTAAACTGAAATGAAttctactttaaaaataatttttatttgaaaataatttatatttctatatataatcatgttgaaagataaaataattagagaataattttacaaataattttacgaaaaataaaagccatatttattcgaatttgATATTAGATACTCGGATTCGATATTAGTAAactcgatattaaaatttataatgttatccttacaaaaaaatattgtgttttaaaatttaacgtaattttcgataatctaATTCATTATGTTAATGTATCGCGTTTCATTATAATCCTTCAGCTTCCGAATGCAACAAGTAGAAATCGATTTCGGGATAGCAATTATAACAGCCTTGTTGCGAGCTCTCGGTTCCTAGTTTAACTAATTGACTGACtgtgttaattaattgatctCCGGATTTGGTATGCTGTGATAAGGATGATAGATTTCGTCGTTTATACAGGTGTTACACCTGTACGATTACATAAACACACTTAAGAGAGACATATAATCAGTTATAGGACAAATGCATTATCTtagaatcattttaattagataacaataataatcggTGCTATTAACGATCGCAAAACCTTGATCGTAATTATtccatcattatataaaaattcactcGTCGTGTATAAGCTATATGTgaataataagtttataattatagaaaatattatatgcatttctggtataatttttttattaaaaaacttttaatatcatatttttttatttaattttgtaaatttaatattttaaacgttttaaagagatacaaataatagttatatttaattaaaaaaaatataattattaaattaagataattatattttatttccttaattattaattaatatcttgttattttgttttttaggtTGCAGTATCTCACCCAGTCCCAGTTGCAGTCCCACACCCAGTTCCAGTTGCGGTCCCGCAACCGGTCCTCGTCAAAGAAACGGTTCCCGTCTATGTTAAGGGCCACTAttagatgaatttttttctccaaaaaaAGTCACATACACGTCACTCCGCTCCATTTCGCGAACTTTTTTCCCAGCAGCGCAAAATCCATCACGACGAGCGTCCAAATAGAATGGACGCCTTTTGTCGTGCAGTACCTTGAATTCAtggaataaatcaattttgtaaatgttttcaTAAAGAAACTCGACTTTTTCGTTTTTCCTTGCGCCTTTAactcatttttcatttccaaaatacaaatatcatctaaaatataaaactttatatatatatatatatatatatatatatatatatatatatattatatattgtattaaattaaaatattaaattttttttaattataacaaaagaatatttaaaactttatgaaattcgaaaaaaaattcttaaatagaaaaattaataaaaaatgtaaagaattttcactttattatcgaaataagagaaatattgttattttatatattttttattagattcatgggtaacattttattaatttttatttttatcgagatattaagtaacacattatttatatattattttatagcaattttctatttatatttaactagaatactataaacgcgcgctacgtgcgcgccatttattttatgtgtatataattacttacatattaagtCTAGTTTTCCACTTTTacaaaataagttaaataaaaattacacatacttaatatttaaactatcaaatgcgtcagttatgacaagcttttattaaatgataatttgctgatatatatatgtgtgtatgtatgtgtgtgtgtgtgtgtgtgtcataatatgtaaaatgtttcaacaacaaattattaataacatggtattcggccttggcaacataaacattggcgcgctattgtGAACGTATTACTTATGACTTATTCGCACGACAACCCTCGAACAGTAAGGTAATAGAGCGCGAGGCACTGcgtcaaatttcttttctaaacgcgatcgcgctaagtatcgggaaataatttgatatgataaatattaattatcgtttacatatcttaaataatacgcAATTATATCGCAACGATAAATCAAGATCTCAAGGAATATATTTCGCATGATGTATGCCcatataattaagaatcaaaattgtaaattctattctatcgcgatctttttctccctttaaccattcttttattaaataaaactttaaatacttgtaataatttaatattcggtTTATcagtatatacgtcatagtaatACGTCATAgtaatatgtcatatataaatatttcggcagCAAAACATTGGCCGCTATTATGTATTTTGTCTCTATTATCATTTACGCGACGATGCTCAAGCAGGAAAGTAATCGTGCGGGACACTCCATCGAATTCTTTCTCTAAACGTGATCGCGACCAATATcgggaaattattatataatcaatataactaattatatataataataataattat from the Cataglyphis hispanica isolate Lineage 1 chromosome 20, ULB_Chis1_1.0, whole genome shotgun sequence genome contains:
- the LOC126857030 gene encoding cyclin-dependent kinase inhibitor 1C-like, yielding MKALICLMLISVAFAEEEKAIKKRGLSLGGWGYGDGLDGGWGGYGKGVAIAVQEKAVPVAVPHPVPVVVDRPYPVKVPVAVPAPYPVVKTQTITVPVEKPVAVPVPVPQPYPVVQTKTVAVPVEKPYPVTVPVKVPVPYPAPYPVKVAVSHPVPVAVPHPVPVAVPQPVLVKETVPVYVKGHY